One stretch of Streptomyces sp. R21 DNA includes these proteins:
- a CDS encoding SNG1 family protein, producing the protein MSGIHPFRVLRAKPLWIANGVITGVLALLFTVFYVGANIDPVDHMKNLPVGLVNADKGSALGGKQVNLGAGITESIKKSTASGDKIDWKVMGEKEMKKELGKGKLYGALVVPADFTSATTALTSAATTGTPTRPTLAVLTNQSAGSVGSSLARTATTQAAESASLQVGKELTSQGGTGEAKLPAAARVLLADPAAVTVEDGHPLDSHSGLGLTAFYYALVLVVCGMLSANVISGQVDHALGYTHNDMGPLRLHRPLIRATRVQTLAISSTLMAGLSLLMGSLVMAGAVGLMGMHAAHLPLLWLYSVCAIAVSGIGALTLLAVFGTPGMLVVTLVFIGMAVPTANATTPLQALPGFYRFLAEFEPLRQITGGIRSILYYDAQADAGLTRGWVMMAVGLVAAALFGFGMTSWYDRKGLHRIPAETEPEKAAAPA; encoded by the coding sequence ATGAGTGGGATTCACCCGTTCCGCGTCCTGCGTGCGAAACCCCTGTGGATCGCCAACGGCGTCATCACAGGCGTTCTCGCGCTGCTGTTCACCGTGTTCTACGTCGGGGCCAACATCGATCCCGTCGATCACATGAAGAATCTGCCCGTCGGACTGGTCAACGCCGACAAGGGGTCCGCTCTCGGCGGCAAGCAGGTCAACCTCGGGGCTGGGATCACCGAGTCGATCAAGAAGTCCACCGCGAGCGGGGACAAGATCGACTGGAAGGTAATGGGCGAGAAGGAGATGAAGAAGGAACTCGGCAAGGGCAAGCTGTACGGCGCGCTCGTCGTCCCCGCCGACTTCACCTCCGCCACCACCGCACTCACCAGCGCCGCGACCACCGGGACCCCGACCCGTCCGACACTGGCGGTGCTGACCAACCAGTCCGCCGGCAGCGTGGGCTCCAGTCTGGCCCGGACTGCGACGACGCAGGCGGCCGAAAGCGCCTCGCTCCAGGTGGGCAAGGAGCTCACGTCCCAGGGCGGAACGGGGGAGGCGAAGCTGCCCGCCGCGGCACGCGTCCTGCTCGCCGACCCGGCCGCCGTCACCGTCGAGGACGGCCATCCCCTCGACTCGCACAGCGGCCTGGGCCTGACGGCGTTCTACTACGCCCTCGTCCTCGTGGTCTGCGGCATGCTCTCCGCCAACGTCATCAGCGGCCAGGTGGACCACGCCCTCGGCTACACCCACAACGACATGGGCCCGCTGCGCCTGCATCGCCCGCTCATCCGGGCGACCCGGGTGCAGACCCTCGCCATCAGCAGCACTCTCATGGCCGGGCTGTCCCTGCTGATGGGGAGCCTGGTCATGGCGGGCGCGGTCGGCCTCATGGGAATGCACGCCGCCCATCTGCCACTGCTGTGGCTCTATTCGGTGTGCGCCATCGCGGTCTCCGGGATCGGTGCGCTGACCCTGCTCGCCGTCTTCGGCACGCCCGGCATGCTGGTGGTCACGCTGGTCTTCATCGGGATGGCGGTGCCGACGGCCAACGCCACCACGCCGCTTCAGGCGCTGCCCGGCTTCTACCGCTTCCTGGCGGAGTTCGAACCGCTGCGGCAGATCACAGGCGGCATCCGCTCGATCCTCTACTACGACGCCCAGGCCGACGCCGGCCTGACCCGGGGCTGGGTCATGATGGCCGTCGGCCTCGTGGCAGCCGCCCTCTTCGGCTTCGGCATGACCAGCTGGTACGACCGCAAGGGGCTGCACCGCATCCCTGCCGAGACGGAGCCCGAGAAGGCCGCTGCCCCGGCGTAG
- a CDS encoding TetR/AcrR family transcriptional regulator — protein sequence MTTKVKQSPRERLLEAAATLTYRDGVGIGVEALCKAAGVSKRSMYQLFESKDELLAASLEERAAAFGASLLPPADDDRSPRERILYVFERVESQAGAPDFQGCRYLAVQVELKDQTHPASRVAHQIKANLTAFFRSEAEQGGASNPDLLARQLILVFDGASARAGIRADNLTGLVAPTVVTLLDAADMR from the coding sequence ATGACCACCAAAGTGAAGCAGAGCCCCCGGGAGCGGCTGCTGGAGGCGGCAGCCACGCTCACCTACCGCGACGGCGTCGGCATCGGCGTCGAGGCGCTGTGCAAGGCGGCGGGGGTGTCGAAGCGCTCCATGTACCAGCTGTTCGAGAGCAAGGATGAACTGCTGGCGGCGAGCCTGGAGGAGCGTGCCGCCGCCTTCGGGGCGAGCCTCCTGCCCCCGGCGGATGATGACCGTTCCCCCCGCGAGCGGATCCTGTACGTCTTCGAGCGGGTGGAGTCGCAGGCGGGTGCGCCCGACTTCCAAGGCTGCCGGTACCTGGCTGTGCAGGTCGAGCTCAAGGACCAGACCCACCCCGCGAGCCGGGTGGCCCACCAGATCAAAGCGAACCTGACGGCCTTTTTCCGTTCCGAGGCCGAACAGGGTGGGGCGAGCAACCCCGACCTGCTGGCCCGGCAGCTCATCCTGGTCTTCGACGGCGCCAGCGCCCGCGCGGGAATCCGGGCCGACAACCTGACGGGGCTCGTCGCACCCACCGTGGTCACCCTGCTCGACGCGGCAGACATGCGCTGA